In the genome of Olsenella profusa DSM 13989, one region contains:
- a CDS encoding ABC transporter ATP-binding protein produces MFQDAFLHIDDLSKGYGTGDARVTVLTDVSTQLDRGEICVLFGPSGSGKSTFLNLVGGLEPADGGSIRVGDTTITDLRDRELVEYRRRELGFIFQFYNLVPDLTVRENIEVAGHLSKRPLPVDDLLNSLGLWDHRKKFPNQISGGQQQRCAIGRALAKNPSLLLCDEPTGALDYRTSKEILELLESVNRTYGSTMVIVTHNDAIRHMSHHILRLRDGALVEDRMNERLLPASALEW; encoded by the coding sequence GTGTTTCAGGATGCCTTTCTCCACATAGACGACCTCAGCAAGGGCTACGGGACGGGCGATGCGCGCGTGACGGTGCTCACGGACGTCTCCACGCAGCTTGACAGGGGAGAGATCTGCGTGCTCTTTGGCCCCTCCGGCTCGGGAAAGTCCACGTTCCTCAACCTCGTGGGTGGCCTGGAGCCAGCGGATGGCGGCTCCATTCGCGTGGGGGACACCACCATCACCGACCTCAGGGATCGGGAGCTCGTGGAGTACCGCCGTCGCGAGCTGGGCTTCATCTTCCAGTTCTACAACCTGGTGCCCGACCTCACGGTGCGCGAGAACATCGAGGTGGCAGGCCATCTCTCCAAGCGTCCGCTCCCGGTGGACGACCTTCTTAACTCGCTGGGACTGTGGGATCACCGCAAGAAGTTCCCCAACCAGATCTCGGGAGGCCAGCAGCAGCGCTGCGCCATCGGACGCGCCCTGGCCAAGAACCCGTCGCTGCTGCTGTGCGACGAGCCTACGGGCGCCCTGGACTACAGGACGTCCAAGGAGATCCTCGAGCTGCTCGAGAGCGTCAACAGGACCTATGGCTCCACGATGGTCATCGTCACGCACAACGATGCCATCCGCCACATGTCTCACCACATCCTGCGTCTCCGCGATGGCGCCCTCGTGGAGGACAGGATGAACGAGCGGCTCCTGCC